In a genomic window of Bradyrhizobium ontarionense:
- a CDS encoding flavin monoamine oxidase family protein, whose amino-acid sequence MLETAIVGGGLCGIALARSLQQRGGTFALFEARHRLGGRVLSAKSTAGLALDLGPTWFWPDTQPLLAGLIAELGLPDFAQHDDGTVLHLKEADKTAEQISGPPIHQGARRLSGGMTKLIETLARDLPQSFIHLGHELTRIVDCGTHVRLVFATATESVAIEVKRAVLALPPRLLLDHVGFFPELDEATCEAMRNAETWMAAQAKVVIAYDQAHWRDKGQSGNAFVSHEQAVVGEIFDACDVGGDRAALGGFLAFPPDLREAFTVGLPLLMDSQMVQLFGAALDGGEQHYQDWATERFTCSALDRTTPRGEHSEIANPMLRRALWDGRLHLGGAETASHAAGYLEGALNAARRIERALARTATESTGARAATSVGEGLSGNDASLAWFGSWVAAQRDAAFDDYRHRLNRSLATQQREQLTQLAILGATEQVFAAALQVLDALTFDMRDVAVERGRSALTPEIQKPFRDVMQSLLDDAIAFNRTSCALSNFPHEHKPSKDYVQTILRDIAAAWQEFSLAANRMLLAKADPAMRQPTGVS is encoded by the coding sequence ATGCTCGAAACGGCCATTGTCGGAGGTGGATTGTGCGGAATAGCACTCGCGCGCAGCCTGCAGCAGCGCGGCGGCACGTTCGCCTTGTTCGAAGCCCGACATCGGCTGGGTGGGCGTGTCCTGTCGGCCAAGAGCACGGCCGGGCTCGCGCTCGACCTCGGCCCCACCTGGTTCTGGCCCGACACCCAGCCGCTGCTGGCGGGTCTGATCGCTGAGCTTGGCTTGCCTGATTTTGCCCAGCACGATGACGGCACGGTTCTTCACCTCAAAGAGGCGGACAAGACGGCCGAGCAGATCAGCGGCCCACCCATTCATCAGGGCGCGCGCCGGCTGTCAGGCGGCATGACGAAGTTGATCGAGACGTTGGCGCGCGACCTGCCGCAGTCGTTCATCCATCTCGGCCATGAGCTGACGCGCATCGTCGATTGCGGTACCCATGTGCGGCTGGTCTTCGCCACAGCCACGGAATCGGTCGCGATCGAGGTTAAGCGCGCCGTGCTCGCGCTGCCGCCGCGGTTGCTGCTCGATCACGTCGGCTTCTTTCCGGAGCTCGACGAGGCGACCTGCGAGGCGATGCGCAATGCCGAGACCTGGATGGCGGCGCAGGCCAAGGTCGTGATCGCCTATGACCAGGCGCATTGGCGCGACAAGGGCCAGTCCGGCAATGCCTTCGTCAGTCACGAGCAGGCCGTTGTCGGCGAGATCTTCGATGCCTGCGATGTCGGCGGCGACCGCGCCGCGCTCGGCGGTTTCCTCGCCTTCCCGCCGGATCTGCGCGAAGCCTTCACTGTCGGCCTGCCGTTGCTGATGGACAGCCAGATGGTGCAGCTGTTCGGCGCGGCGCTGGACGGCGGCGAGCAGCACTATCAGGATTGGGCGACCGAGCGCTTCACCTGCAGCGCGCTGGATCGCACCACGCCGCGCGGCGAGCACAGCGAGATCGCCAATCCGATGCTGCGGCGGGCGCTGTGGGACGGGCGGCTGCATCTCGGCGGTGCCGAGACCGCGAGCCACGCAGCCGGCTATCTCGAAGGTGCGCTCAATGCCGCCAGGCGCATCGAGCGCGCGCTCGCCCGCACGGCGACCGAGAGCACAGGGGCACGCGCAGCAACTTCGGTCGGCGAGGGACTGTCGGGCAATGACGCGAGCCTGGCCTGGTTCGGCTCCTGGGTCGCCGCCCAGCGCGATGCGGCGTTCGACGACTACCGGCATCGGCTGAACCGCAGTCTCGCCACCCAGCAGCGCGAGCAACTGACGCAGCTGGCCATTCTCGGCGCGACCGAGCAGGTGTTCGCTGCGGCGCTGCAGGTGCTGGATGCGCTGACCTTCGACATGCGCGACGTCGCCGTCGAGCGCGGGCGCTCCGCACTGACGCCGGAGATTCAGAAGCCGTTCCGCGATGTCATGCAGTCGCTGCTCGACGACGCCATCGCCTTCAACCGCACCTCCTGCGCGCTGTCGAACTTTCCGCACGAGCACAAGCCGTCGAAGGACTATGTGCAGACGATCCTGCGCGACATCGCCGCGGCCTGGCAGGAGTTCTCGCTTGCTGCCAACCGCATGCTGCTGGCCAAGGCGGACCCCGCGATGCGCCAGCCGACGGGGGTGTCGTAG
- a CDS encoding nuclear transport factor 2 family protein has translation MSDDSEILAANAAFYAAFAAGDFAALAALWADRDGISCIHPGWSAIVGRAAVIGSWRDILNNPGRPQIVCAEPHAIVDGDHGHVLCIELVDGAALAAANHFTRVDGAWRMVHHQSSAIAQLVSADDDRDGHSLH, from the coding sequence ATGAGTGACGACAGCGAGATTCTGGCGGCCAATGCGGCCTTCTATGCAGCCTTCGCGGCAGGAGATTTCGCTGCGCTCGCGGCGCTCTGGGCGGATCGCGACGGCATCTCCTGCATCCATCCGGGCTGGTCGGCGATCGTCGGCCGCGCCGCCGTGATCGGCAGCTGGCGCGACATCCTCAACAATCCGGGGCGGCCGCAGATCGTCTGCGCCGAGCCTCACGCGATCGTCGACGGCGACCACGGCCACGTCCTGTGCATCGAGCTGGTGGACGGCGCAGCGCTCGCCGCAGCCAACCACTTCACGCGCGTCGACGGCGCCTGGCGGATGGTCCACCATCAATCCAGTGCGATTGCGCAGCTCGTGTCTGCGGATGACGACCGGGACGGCCACAGTCTCCACTGA